One window of Quercus robur chromosome 5, dhQueRobu3.1, whole genome shotgun sequence genomic DNA carries:
- the LOC126727057 gene encoding uncharacterized protein LOC126727057, protein MSLMGSIFICRSHLSENRPPSTCSFFFLIILLVQLPFLSLTTAQAIHCRTTCGDIPIKYPFGIDDGCGSPYYRHILVCSDSGKLELRTPSGRYPVRNVSYSERHILLTDPFMWNCQDTEKFRPTRPFSLDTSTHFSLSPQNEYLFFNCSEDDVIIQPKPIFCEHFPDRCDSSCDSASYLCRHLPQCPSALSGSTSCCSYYPKATESLRLMLKYCASYTSVYWKDIGSPQPYDQVPEYGIRVDFDIPVTTRCLQCQDRVKGGGTCGFDTQTQNFLCLCEERNVTTYCQDHSVSGHNRRVGVIAGTVTAVSAAGALGVVGGVWYLKKVRAKAPVTCGVQSNENRLF, encoded by the exons ATGTCTCTCATGGGTTCTATCTTCATCTGCAGATCACACTTATCAGAAAATAGACCACCTTCtacatgttctttctttttcttaatcaTTCTACTTGTTCAGCTTCCATTTCTAAGCCTCACAACAGCCCAAGCCATCCATTGTAGAACCACTTGTGGAGATATTCCTATCAAATACCCTTTTGGCATTGATGATGGTTGTGGAAGCCCTTATTACAGACACATTCTTGTCTGTTCAGATTCTGGAAAACTTGAGCTCAGAACACCTTCTGGGAGATACCCAGTTCGAAATGTGAGCTATTCTGAGCGTCACATTTTGCTCACTGATCCGTTCATGTGGAATTGCCAAGACACCGAAAAATTTCGTCCAACAAGGCCATTTAGCCTTGACACAAGCACGCACTTCTCTCTCTCGCCTCAGAATGAATACCTATTCTTCAATTGTAGTGAAGATGATGTGATCATTCAACCAAAGCCTATCTTTTGTGAACACTTCCCTGACCGGTGTGACTCGTCTTGTGACAGTGCTAGTTATCTTTGCAGGCACTTACCGCAGTGTCCCTCTGCATTGAGTGGGAGTACTTCTTGCTGTTCTTACTATCCTAAAGCCACTGAATCTCTGAGGCTAATGCTTAAGTATTGTGCAAGCTATACTAGTGTGTACTGGAAAGATATTGGTTCTCCACAACCATATGATCAAGTCCCTGAATATGGGATTAGGGTTGATTTTGATATTCCGGTTACCACACGTTGCCTTCAGTGTCAAGATAGGGTGAAGGGAGGAGGGACTTGTGGATTTGACACTCAGACACAGAATTTCCTGTGCCTATGCGAGGAAAGAAATGTTACTACTTATTGTCAAG ATCATAGCGTTTCTGGGCATAATAGGAGGGTTGGAGTTATTGCAG GGACAGTAACTGCAGTTTCAGCTGCTGGGGCCTTAGGAGTTGTAGGTGGAGTATGGTACTTGAAGAAAGTGAGAGCCAAGGCACCAGTAACATGTGGGGTTCAAAGCAACGAGAACAGGCTTTTCTGA